The Jatrophihabitans sp. genome has a segment encoding these proteins:
- a CDS encoding ATPase, T2SS/T4P/T4SS family produces the protein MDPALRTIVTALRGRGMDDGVLDRAIETAKVSGRPLRAVLVDDQIVTDLQLALATADAYGVEAVELSAFPVDPLAMARVPLTLARRHNMFPIAVNDTTITVAVGDPGDVLALDDIRAATGLMVRPMVVTKEDLNRLLDRYTRESTDLDEAAAQAEAEDGSANSDGLNSVNEDAPVVRYVNSLLERAISSRASDIHLEPSEFDLKIRLRIDGVLHEVDAVPRGIQAALISRLKILSGLDITERRVPQNGRITRDLGGRSVDLRAATLPTVWGEKVVLRVLDTGGIDLELRKLGFTDYNYQRFSNSFRKPHGMVLVTGPTGSGKSTTLYATLGEIARPEVNVITVEDPVEYRMDGINQVQVNPKAGLTFAAVLPAILRSDPDVVLIGEIRDRATAQLAVEAALTGHLVLSTLHTNDAPSALPRLVEMGIEPFLVGSSLDCVLAQRLCRRLCEWCKQSYTPAHKELAAVHWNYEEFGEPGNLWQAVGCRSCSQTGYRGRLALNEVMPVSEQIERMAVEHASASEIKKIATAEGMVTLRDDGLRKALDGLTTLEEMLRVTV, from the coding sequence ATGGACCCCGCACTGCGAACCATCGTCACCGCACTTCGCGGGCGCGGCATGGATGACGGTGTGCTCGATCGTGCCATCGAGACGGCCAAGGTCAGCGGCCGGCCGCTGCGCGCGGTGCTGGTCGACGACCAGATCGTCACCGACCTCCAACTCGCCCTGGCCACCGCCGACGCCTACGGCGTCGAGGCCGTGGAGCTGTCCGCCTTTCCGGTGGACCCGCTGGCCATGGCCAGGGTCCCGCTGACCCTGGCCCGCCGGCACAACATGTTCCCGATCGCGGTCAACGACACCACGATCACGGTGGCGGTCGGCGATCCCGGTGACGTGCTGGCCCTCGACGACATCCGGGCCGCCACCGGCCTGATGGTCCGGCCGATGGTGGTCACCAAGGAAGACCTGAACCGGCTGCTGGACCGCTACACCCGCGAGAGCACCGATCTGGACGAGGCAGCCGCCCAGGCCGAGGCCGAGGACGGCTCGGCGAACTCCGACGGCCTGAACTCCGTGAACGAGGACGCTCCGGTCGTCCGCTACGTCAACTCGTTGCTCGAGCGCGCCATCAGCTCCCGGGCCTCGGACATCCATCTCGAGCCGAGCGAGTTCGACCTCAAGATCAGGTTGCGCATCGACGGCGTGCTGCACGAGGTCGACGCCGTTCCGCGCGGCATCCAGGCCGCGCTGATCTCGCGCCTGAAGATCCTGTCAGGCCTGGACATCACCGAGCGCCGGGTGCCGCAGAACGGCCGGATCACCAGGGACCTGGGCGGGCGCAGCGTGGACCTGCGCGCGGCCACCCTGCCCACGGTGTGGGGCGAGAAGGTCGTGCTGCGGGTGCTGGACACCGGCGGCATCGACCTGGAGCTGCGCAAGCTCGGGTTCACCGACTACAACTACCAGCGGTTCTCCAACAGCTTCCGCAAGCCGCACGGCATGGTGCTGGTCACCGGCCCGACCGGCTCGGGCAAGTCCACCACCCTGTACGCCACGCTGGGCGAGATCGCCCGTCCCGAAGTCAACGTGATCACCGTCGAGGACCCGGTCGAGTACCGGATGGACGGCATCAACCAGGTGCAGGTGAACCCGAAGGCCGGCCTGACCTTCGCGGCCGTGCTGCCGGCGATCCTGCGGTCAGACCCCGACGTGGTGCTGATCGGTGAGATCCGGGACCGGGCCACCGCGCAGCTGGCCGTCGAGGCGGCCCTCACCGGCCACCTGGTGCTCTCGACCCTGCACACCAACGACGCCCCCAGCGCCCTGCCGCGGCTGGTCGAGATGGGGATCGAGCCCTTCCTGGTCGGCTCGTCGCTGGACTGCGTGCTGGCCCAGCGGCTGTGCCGCCGGCTGTGCGAGTGGTGCAAGCAGAGTTACACCCCGGCCCACAAGGAGCTGGCGGCGGTGCACTGGAACTATGAGGAGTTCGGCGAGCCGGGCAACCTGTGGCAGGCCGTCGGCTGCCGGTCCTGCTCCCAGACCGGCTATCGCGGCCGGCTGGCGCTCAACGAGGTGATGCCGGTCTCCGAGCAGATCGAGCGGATGGCCGTCGAGCACGCCTCAGCCAGCGAGATCAAGAAGATCGCCACCGCCGAAGGCATGGTGACCCTGCGCGATGACGGCCTGCGCAAGGCCCTCGATGGCCTCACCACCCTGGAAGAAATGCTGCGGGTGACCGTATGA